Proteins from a genomic interval of Paenibacillus sp. RC334:
- the yfcE gene encoding phosphodiesterase: MKLMFVSDIHGSLHWLQLTLEKFREEKADRLVLLGDYMYHGPRNRLPEGYNPAEVAAVLNQYKSHIAVAVRGNCDAEVDQMLLEFPMMGDYALLYHEGRRIYVTHGHGFSIGNLPPLETGDVFIQGHTHIPVADVEKGVFVLNPGSIALPKENYPPSYGILEGVQFTVKDFDGDTIKTIIFSM, from the coding sequence ATGAAGCTTATGTTTGTATCGGATATTCACGGCTCGCTGCACTGGTTGCAGCTGACACTGGAAAAGTTCAGGGAGGAAAAAGCAGACCGTCTTGTCCTGCTCGGAGACTATATGTACCATGGACCGCGTAATCGGCTACCGGAAGGGTACAATCCGGCGGAAGTGGCCGCTGTGCTGAATCAGTACAAGTCTCATATTGCAGTGGCTGTACGCGGTAACTGCGATGCAGAAGTGGATCAGATGCTGCTGGAGTTCCCGATGATGGGCGATTATGCTTTATTGTACCATGAAGGTCGGCGCATCTATGTCACGCACGGACATGGTTTCAGCATTGGGAACTTACCACCACTGGAAACGGGGGATGTGTTCATCCAGGGACATACCCATATTCCGGTAGCGGATGTGGAAAAGGGCGTCTTTGTGCTGAACCCCGGTTCGATAGCGTTGCCGAAGGAAAACTATCCTCCATCCTATGGGATATTGGAGGGAGTGCAATTCACGGTTAAGGATTTTGATGGCGACACGATTAAAACGATCATATTTTCAATGTAA
- a CDS encoding agmatine deiminase family protein — protein sequence MQIKDSHYKMPPEWAPHERTYISWPVQSSMVYPDMHADVCMGYAGIVRAMAEFEPVTVVVNPDDLESVQALELGERVELLPIEHSDAWLRDNGPTFLTNEHGQLAGVNWKFNAWGGKYAPWDLDDQVAPQILDKLGLPRLDAPLVMEGGSLHVDGEGTLITTEECLLNPNRNPELSREEIERYVCEYTGVEKIIWLKRGLSGDETDGHVDNIACFAAPGKVIMQVCDDPMDENYQITQENLRILEQATDAKGRKLEVIQVGQPPRVDFDDSRLTLSYINFYFVNGGIILPVFGGTATESDRAAEQVLANVFPERTIRTVDGMAVIREGGNVHCTTQQMPAVNN from the coding sequence ATGCAAATTAAGGATTCACATTATAAGATGCCGCCTGAATGGGCGCCGCATGAACGTACGTATATTTCCTGGCCTGTACAGTCTTCCATGGTTTACCCGGATATGCATGCCGATGTATGCATGGGCTACGCTGGAATTGTACGTGCCATGGCTGAGTTTGAACCAGTTACCGTGGTCGTAAATCCAGATGATCTGGAGAGCGTCCAGGCACTTGAGCTCGGGGAACGGGTGGAGCTGCTTCCAATAGAGCATAGTGATGCGTGGCTGCGCGACAACGGTCCTACTTTTCTAACGAATGAGCATGGACAGTTGGCAGGTGTGAACTGGAAGTTTAATGCCTGGGGCGGCAAATACGCTCCGTGGGACCTGGATGATCAGGTAGCGCCGCAAATTTTGGACAAGCTTGGATTACCGAGGCTTGATGCACCGCTTGTGATGGAAGGCGGCTCGCTGCACGTAGACGGCGAAGGCACATTAATTACAACAGAAGAGTGTTTGCTGAATCCGAACCGCAACCCGGAATTAAGCAGGGAAGAAATCGAACGGTATGTGTGCGAATATACAGGCGTTGAGAAGATTATCTGGCTGAAACGTGGACTTAGTGGCGACGAAACGGATGGGCATGTGGACAATATTGCTTGCTTTGCTGCTCCTGGCAAGGTCATTATGCAAGTATGCGATGATCCTATGGATGAAAATTACCAAATCACGCAGGAAAATCTGCGCATTCTGGAGCAGGCAACGGATGCAAAAGGCCGCAAGCTGGAAGTGATCCAAGTCGGGCAACCTCCGCGCGTGGATTTTGACGACAGTCGGTTGACGCTGAGCTATATCAACTTCTATTTTGTGAACGGCGGCATTATTTTGCCCGTGTTTGGCGGCACTGCTACTGAAAGCGACCGCGCAGCCGAGCAGGTGCTGGCAAATGTATTTCCTGAACGTACCATTCGTACCGTGGACGGCATGGCGGTCATCCGTGAAGGCGGTAACGTACACTGCACTACCCAGCAGATGCCCGCTGTAAATAATTGA
- the aguB gene encoding N-carbamoylputrescine amidase, translating into MRKVKVAATQMSCSTNIDENISKAEKLVREAAAQGAQIILLQELFETPYFCQKEKSDYFAYATELEHNKAVNHFKKIAKELQVVLPISFYEKKNYARYNSLAVIDADGEVLGKYRKSHIPDGPGYEEKFYFNPGDTGFKVWNTRYAKIGIGVCWDQWYPEAARCMALMGAEILFYPTAIGSEPQDSSIDSKDHWQTCMLGHAASNLMPVVASNRIGMETDEDSSITFYGSSFIAGPQGNKIAEAGRTDQEVLTAEFDLDELEVGRIEWGIFRDRRPELYKMIATYDGDLKV; encoded by the coding sequence GTGAGAAAAGTAAAAGTGGCAGCAACCCAAATGAGCTGCTCTACCAACATTGATGAAAATATAAGCAAAGCTGAGAAGCTGGTACGTGAAGCGGCTGCGCAAGGCGCGCAGATTATTTTACTTCAGGAATTGTTCGAGACTCCGTACTTCTGCCAGAAGGAAAAGTCCGATTATTTTGCATATGCAACCGAACTGGAGCATAACAAGGCGGTTAACCATTTTAAGAAGATTGCCAAGGAATTGCAGGTTGTGCTGCCAATCAGCTTTTATGAGAAAAAAAACTACGCCCGCTACAACAGCCTTGCTGTGATTGATGCGGACGGTGAAGTGCTGGGTAAATACCGCAAGAGCCACATCCCGGACGGTCCCGGGTATGAGGAAAAGTTTTATTTTAATCCGGGCGATACCGGTTTTAAAGTGTGGAATACACGATATGCCAAAATTGGAATAGGCGTATGTTGGGATCAGTGGTATCCTGAAGCTGCCCGTTGTATGGCGCTGATGGGTGCAGAAATTTTGTTCTATCCGACAGCGATTGGTTCGGAACCGCAGGATTCTTCCATTGACTCCAAGGATCACTGGCAGACTTGCATGCTCGGTCATGCTGCTTCCAATCTGATGCCAGTTGTTGCTTCTAATCGCATTGGAATGGAGACAGATGAGGACTCCAGTATCACATTCTACGGTTCATCCTTTATTGCTGGGCCACAGGGTAACAAAATTGCAGAAGCTGGTCGTACGGATCAGGAAGTGCTTACTGCCGAATTTGATCTGGATGAGCTGGAAGTGGGGCGGATTGAATGGGGCATTTTCCGTGACCGCCGCCCGGAACTATATAAAATGATTGCTACCTATGATGGTGATTTAAAAGTATAG
- a CDS encoding sensor histidine kinase has translation MGNESKEQGQNVDLKINDGESDRISTSRVPIIIWVILIHSEGLIFQNKYTLLPFQSFLFSLALIVHVLLYWHVRKVLHYCSWFYFIIQGALIFSSAFLLPKSFSIVLVGLIPVLLGQSLGVYYQAKKVVLVFFSFYLLFCSYFIWSYDSDSSVLFISMLILLTIIVAAYANLFYRQVNARIRTQNFLAELELAHQKVEELTLANERQRMARDLHDTLAQGLAGLIMQLEAIDAHLTKGSSQRAHEIVQQSMSQARKALADSRRAIDNLRSKSASEVDFADAVREEAQRFTMATGIRTALDIKIKSSVSRLLIEHGLHIISECLTNIAKHSHAKNVWINILDSQGIISIEVRDDGKGFNPDIIARQAGHYGLIGIHERVRLLGGTININSTVREGTSIKVEAPPY, from the coding sequence ATGGGCAACGAATCCAAGGAACAAGGACAAAATGTAGACTTAAAAATAAACGATGGAGAAAGTGATCGAATTAGTACATCCAGAGTTCCTATTATAATATGGGTCATTTTGATTCATAGTGAAGGGCTTATTTTTCAGAATAAATATACACTACTGCCGTTTCAGAGTTTTTTGTTCTCCCTGGCCCTGATTGTGCATGTACTTTTGTACTGGCATGTTCGTAAAGTTCTACACTACTGTTCATGGTTTTATTTTATTATTCAAGGAGCCCTCATCTTTTCAAGCGCTTTTCTTCTGCCTAAAAGCTTTTCAATTGTGCTGGTTGGATTAATCCCGGTATTACTCGGTCAAAGCCTAGGTGTTTATTATCAAGCGAAAAAAGTTGTATTGGTGTTTTTTAGTTTCTATCTTCTTTTTTGTTCTTACTTTATATGGAGCTACGATAGCGATAGCTCCGTGTTATTTATTTCAATGCTCATTCTGCTAACCATTATCGTAGCTGCCTACGCTAATCTTTTCTACAGGCAGGTTAATGCTCGGATTCGTACCCAAAACTTTCTTGCTGAGCTGGAGCTTGCACATCAAAAAGTGGAAGAGCTTACGCTAGCCAATGAACGGCAACGTATGGCACGGGATTTGCATGATACACTGGCTCAAGGTCTTGCTGGGCTTATTATGCAGTTGGAAGCCATAGATGCCCATCTGACAAAAGGCAGCTCACAGAGAGCACATGAGATCGTTCAGCAGTCCATGTCCCAGGCACGCAAAGCGTTGGCTGACTCACGCCGGGCTATAGACAACCTGCGTTCAAAATCGGCCTCGGAAGTCGACTTTGCTGATGCAGTCCGGGAAGAAGCGCAGCGCTTTACGATGGCTACCGGAATCCGAACAGCGCTGGACATCAAGATCAAATCCTCAGTATCCAGGCTGTTGATTGAACATGGGCTGCACATCATAAGTGAATGTCTAACGAACATAGCCAAGCATTCGCATGCCAAGAACGTATGGATCAATATTTTGGATAGTCAAGGTATAATTTCTATAGAGGTCCGTGATGATGGGAAAGGATTTAACCCAGATATCATTGCCAGACAAGCAGGACACTATGGATTAATAGGCATTCATGAGCGTGTGCGTCTGCTGGGCGGAACAATAAATATCAACAGCACAGTGAGAGAAGGGACGTCTATAAAAGTAGAGGCCCCCCCTTACTAA